The following coding sequences lie in one Eubacterium ventriosum genomic window:
- a CDS encoding virulence-associated E family protein has product MDTMEPAQTPAEIRETLEGTQKGGVKNSIRNCLTVFQRDPLFRGALRLNLLTEQIDIVKPLGWERTSTTLTDMDMNYLLLYLEENYGLTSEKKVQSAIKIVANENRYHPVRDYLNSLQWDGTERIRYALHHFLGADTDEYTYEALKLFLMGAIRRVFRPGSKFEVMLCLVGGQGAGKSTFFRLLAGRDEWFSDDLKKLDDENVYRKLQGHWIIEMSEMIATANAKSIEEIKSFLSRQKETYKVPYETHPADRLRQCVFGGTTNRQDFLPRDRTGNRRFLPVTVYPERAEVHILDDEAAARAYIEQMWAEAMTVYRSGKYKLSFSMEMNRYLNAHQQDFMQEDTQAGMIYAYLEDYTGDRVCSKQLYEEALGNLNSPADWETRAICEIMNTGIAGGIIQGWVAYKSPKRYKKYGSQKGWERVNQAPPEGDGFQEITEEEARQMELPF; this is encoded by the coding sequence ATGGACACAATGGAACCGGCGCAGACACCGGCAGAAATCCGGGAAACATTAGAGGGGACGCAGAAAGGCGGCGTGAAGAACAGCATCCGAAACTGCCTGACGGTGTTCCAGCGTGACCCTCTGTTTCGCGGGGCGCTGCGCCTGAACCTTTTGACGGAGCAGATTGACATTGTGAAGCCGCTGGGCTGGGAGCGCACCAGTACCACGCTGACCGACATGGACATGAACTACCTGCTTTTGTATCTGGAAGAAAATTACGGGCTTACCAGCGAGAAAAAGGTGCAGAGCGCCATCAAGATTGTTGCCAATGAAAACCGCTACCATCCAGTCAGGGATTACCTGAACAGCCTGCAATGGGACGGCACAGAGCGCATCCGTTACGCCCTGCATCACTTTCTGGGAGCCGATACGGACGAATACACCTATGAAGCCTTGAAACTGTTCCTGATGGGAGCCATCCGGCGGGTATTCAGACCGGGGAGCAAGTTTGAGGTCATGCTCTGTCTGGTTGGTGGTCAGGGAGCCGGGAAATCTACCTTTTTCCGGCTGCTGGCAGGCAGGGACGAATGGTTTTCAGACGATTTGAAAAAGCTGGACGATGAAAATGTGTACCGCAAGCTGCAAGGGCATTGGATTATCGAGATGTCGGAGATGATTGCCACAGCCAACGCCAAGAGTATTGAGGAAATCAAGTCATTCTTAAGCCGCCAGAAAGAAACCTACAAAGTGCCGTATGAGACACATCCGGCAGACCGGCTGCGGCAATGTGTATTTGGAGGGACGACCAACCGGCAGGACTTTTTGCCCCGTGACCGCACCGGCAACCGGCGCTTTCTCCCCGTGACGGTGTACCCGGAACGGGCGGAGGTTCACATACTGGACGATGAAGCGGCGGCGAGGGCGTATATCGAACAGATGTGGGCGGAAGCCATGACGGTTTATCGCAGTGGGAAGTATAAGCTGTCATTCAGCATGGAAATGAACCGATACCTGAACGCCCACCAGCAGGACTTTATGCAGGAAGACACACAGGCCGGCATGATCTACGCCTATTTGGAGGACTACACCGGCGACAGGGTATGTTCCAAGCAGCTTTATGAGGAAGCGCTGGGGAACTTAAATTCCCCGGCAGACTGGGAGACACGGGCAATCTGCGAGATTATGAATACCGGCATTGCGGGCGGCATCATACAGGGCTGGGTAGCCTACAAAAGCCCGAAGCGGTATAAGAAATACGGTTCTCAAAAAGGCTGGGAGCGTGTCAACCAAGCTCCGCCGGAGGGGGACGGTTTTCAGGAAATCACGGAAGAAGAAGCCCGGCAAATGGAACTTCCATTCTGA
- a CDS encoding DUF6076 domain-containing protein: MENQFIRHEPCFERILFVLTLDRKKMKERILIGEEQQIRFRLNGSQNAEVLCDMTRPLGTFLINFERDTDRDWNLYGLSPLRQALHSNRWKQPELEQAASEFLWEKYLSNDPLKMYVAFRIWNSYLLAREPRDRNAACDRFMDKMSRLTGVFQNETMSFDRETGKPKQFQAGSLYFKGAPSEDTRLDLWFPDNRRTEECVSAYASLYPLITYYLNRLNDWGLCFRRCKVCGKYFLAKSQRYELCSDKCRKAQALQNKREFDERSRENNYDLLYKNECQNWRNKINRVKNTAGFPADRLEKIQASFSDFKKEALQRKKAVKTGTASPKEFTDWLYQQSNVIVELTEI; the protein is encoded by the coding sequence ATGGAGAATCAGTTTATACGGCATGAGCCATGTTTTGAGAGGATTTTGTTTGTCCTGACGCTGGACAGGAAGAAAATGAAAGAGCGGATTTTGATTGGGGAAGAACAGCAGATCCGCTTCCGTCTGAACGGGAGCCAAAACGCAGAGGTGCTTTGTGATATGACACGCCCACTGGGAACTTTTTTGATAAACTTTGAGCGTGACACGGACAGAGACTGGAACTTATACGGGCTTTCTCCGCTGCGGCAAGCTCTCCACTCCAACCGATGGAAACAGCCGGAGCTGGAGCAGGCGGCAAGCGAATTTCTTTGGGAGAAATATCTTAGCAACGACCCTCTGAAAATGTATGTGGCGTTCCGTATCTGGAACAGCTATCTGCTTGCCAGAGAACCCCGTGACCGTAACGCTGCCTGTGACCGCTTCATGGATAAAATGAGCAGACTGACCGGGGTATTCCAAAACGAAACCATGAGCTTTGACAGGGAGACAGGAAAACCGAAACAATTTCAAGCTGGCAGCCTTTATTTCAAAGGCGCACCGTCAGAAGATACCCGGCTTGACCTCTGGTTCCCGGACAACCGGCGCACAGAAGAATGTGTGTCTGCCTATGCGTCCCTCTACCCGTTGATTACCTATTATCTGAACAGGCTGAATGACTGGGGGCTTTGCTTCCGGCGGTGCAAGGTCTGTGGAAAATATTTTCTGGCAAAGAGCCAGCGGTATGAGCTGTGCAGCGACAAGTGCCGAAAAGCACAGGCGCTTCAAAACAAGCGGGAATTTGACGAGAGGTCAAGAGAAAATAACTATGACCTGCTTTATAAAAATGAATGCCAGAACTGGCGCAACAAAATAAACCGGGTAAAAAATACCGCAGGCTTTCCGGCTGACCGTCTGGAAAAAATACAGGCTTCCTTTTCCGACTTTAAGAAAGAAGCCTTACAGAGAAAAAAGGCTGTAAAAACAGGAACGGCCAGCCCGAAAGAATTTACGGACTGGCTGTATCAGCAGAGTAATGTAATTGTTGAGCTGACCGAGATATGA
- a CDS encoding SulP family inorganic anion transporter, which yields MNIKLLQTLRNYNKDNFIKDIIAGIIIMAVSIPISMGYAQIAGLPAVYGLYGSVFPILVFGLFSTSPQFIFGVDAAPAALVGSALLTLNIEAGSDKAMAAVPVMTFFVALWLLAFYFMKAGKLVNYISAPVMGGFITGICTTIILMQIPKVMGGTSGTGEFFELAEHIYKTALNINMPSVIMGVIALVILFASKKIMPKFPMAVVLMFVGTIFTISLPIRDWGIKTLNAVEPGLPKWSIPDFSAIPIQQTITISLSVAVVIMAETLLAENSFAQKNNYRINDNQEIFAFSLGNFMAAFTGCCPINGSVSRTAMGEQYQAKTQLTGIVAGFSMIVLLLCGTGFIGYLPIPILTAIVISALMGATEFDLAARLWKVSRTEFLIFMGAFLGVLLLGTINGVLIGIILSFTEMIIRTSKPSRCFLGIQPGHRHFRDLNEGRQIHAIEGVVIYRFSSNLFFGNIQVLQRDIEDSIKPDTKAVILDAGGVGSIDITAADRLAMLYKSLEDKGIRFYITEHIAKINEQLRTLGLGYMIEEGRVRRTIHIALKDMGIGRPYPLEGGVENEERSASRKRVDNKVQEFVWAYGAESEEQIEKQIVLQIQQLKKTGDMEKLFHGSWSHMDAFDEDEWLEHLEEHLKEIVNISGKDEKTIAERLEKHREEIHRRIRDEHPEMAERFKERRHVLDEHLKEKHPEVFKLIENLRENQN from the coding sequence ATGAATATAAAACTATTGCAAACATTAAGAAATTATAACAAAGACAATTTTATAAAGGACATTATTGCAGGAATTATTATTATGGCGGTGTCTATTCCTATCTCTATGGGATATGCACAGATAGCCGGTCTGCCTGCAGTTTACGGATTGTATGGTTCGGTATTTCCAATTCTTGTTTTTGGACTTTTTTCTACATCGCCTCAGTTTATATTTGGTGTGGACGCGGCTCCTGCAGCTCTTGTAGGTTCAGCGCTTTTGACACTTAACATAGAGGCTGGTTCAGACAAGGCTATGGCAGCAGTTCCTGTTATGACGTTTTTTGTTGCCTTATGGTTGTTGGCTTTTTATTTTATGAAAGCCGGAAAGCTGGTTAATTACATTTCAGCACCGGTAATGGGTGGTTTTATAACAGGTATTTGTACAACAATCATATTAATGCAGATTCCAAAGGTTATGGGAGGCACATCGGGAACAGGAGAGTTTTTCGAATTAGCCGAACATATCTATAAGACTGCGCTTAATATAAATATGCCATCAGTAATTATGGGAGTGATAGCACTGGTAATACTTTTTGCCTCGAAGAAGATAATGCCTAAATTTCCAATGGCAGTAGTTTTAATGTTTGTGGGTACGATTTTCACAATAAGTCTTCCAATAAGAGATTGGGGAATTAAGACTTTAAATGCAGTAGAGCCGGGACTTCCAAAGTGGAGTATTCCTGATTTCTCGGCTATTCCAATTCAGCAGACTATTACTATCAGTTTGTCGGTGGCAGTAGTAATTATGGCTGAAACTTTGTTGGCAGAGAATAGTTTTGCTCAAAAAAATAATTACAGAATAAATGATAATCAGGAGATTTTTGCATTTTCCCTAGGTAATTTTATGGCTGCTTTTACAGGATGTTGCCCTATTAACGGTTCAGTTTCCCGTACGGCAATGGGTGAACAATATCAGGCAAAAACTCAGCTTACAGGCATTGTGGCAGGATTTTCTATGATAGTGTTACTTCTTTGCGGAACAGGATTTATCGGATATCTTCCTATTCCTATTTTGACGGCAATAGTTATTTCAGCACTTATGGGTGCAACGGAGTTTGACTTGGCGGCAAGGTTGTGGAAGGTAAGCAGAACTGAATTTCTAATTTTTATGGGAGCTTTTCTCGGTGTACTTTTACTTGGAACAATAAATGGTGTTTTAATTGGTATTATTCTTTCTTTTACAGAAATGATTATAAGAACATCAAAACCTTCAAGATGTTTTCTTGGAATACAGCCGGGGCATAGACATTTTAGGGATTTGAACGAGGGAAGACAAATACATGCCATTGAAGGAGTTGTAATTTATAGATTTAGCAGTAATTTATTTTTTGGCAATATTCAGGTGTTGCAACGCGATATTGAAGACAGCATAAAACCGGATACCAAAGCTGTAATTCTTGATGCAGGTGGCGTTGGAAGTATTGACATAACTGCAGCAGATAGGCTGGCAATGTTGTACAAGTCACTTGAAGACAAAGGCATTAGATTTTATATTACTGAACATATTGCAAAGATTAATGAGCAACTTCGAACACTGGGGCTAGGGTATATGATTGAAGAAGGAAGAGTTAGAAGAACTATTCACATTGCTTTGAAGGATATGGGTATTGGAAGACCTTATCCTTTAGAGGGTGGCGTAGAAAATGAAGAAAGAAGTGCTTCAAGAAAAAGAGTAGATAATAAGGTTCAGGAGTTCGTTTGGGCATACGGAGCTGAAAGTGAAGAGCAAATTGAAAAGCAGATTGTTTTGCAGATTCAGCAGTTAAAGAAAACAGGAGATATGGAGAAACTTTTCCACGGAAGCTGGTCACATATGGATGCTTTTGACGAGGACGAGTGGTTAGAGCATCTTGAAGAACATCTAAAAGAGATTGTTAATATTTCAGGAAAAGATGAAAAAACTATTGCTGAACGTTTAGAAAAGCATAGAGAAGAAATACATAGAAGAATCAGGGATGAACATCCTGAAATGGCAGAAAGATTTAAGGAAAGAAGACATGTTCTTGATGAGCATTTAAAAGAAAAGCATCCGGAAGTGTTTAAATTAATTGAAAATCTGAGAGAAAATCAGAATTAA
- the mobQ gene encoding MobQ family relaxase translates to MALYHFSIAQIKRSAGQSAIASAAYRAGERLYSSYYGEVSDYTKKGGVIASEIMLPPHAPEIYLDRATLWNAVENCEKHPKAQLAYSFDIAMQNELTLEENMELARKFVQEQFVTKGMIADLAFHSPEKEDGGIPNPHFHVMTTMRPLNPDGTWGQKQRREYLLDEDGNRIRDKNGDYMFNAVHTTDWHEPETLEHWREQWAAAVNTKFEEKGLDVRIDHRSYVRQGLDLIPTVHEGANVRQMEAKGIRTEKGELNRWIKATNRLMQDVRKKIKALFVWMAEVKEELSKPQTPSLADLLIAYYNQRNAGAWSNKARTGNLKQFAEAVNYLTENKLLTLEDLQERLSSVNEEFEALSDSMKKKSARIKELQELIREGENYQRLKPVHTELNNIKFKKQREKFETSHDAELRLFYAARRILKEKLDGKPIALKAWKQEYAQLKTEYAELSPQHKPLREEVIRLRQVQNAVDTALRRREQPQAVQRKKHEMEL, encoded by the coding sequence ATAGCACTTTATCATTTTTCAATCGCACAGATCAAGCGCAGCGCCGGTCAGAGCGCCATTGCCAGCGCAGCCTATCGAGCCGGGGAGCGTCTTTACAGCAGCTACTATGGAGAAGTCAGCGACTACACCAAAAAGGGCGGCGTGATCGCTTCGGAAATCATGCTGCCGCCCCATGCGCCGGAAATATATCTTGACCGGGCGACCCTCTGGAATGCTGTGGAGAACTGCGAGAAACATCCAAAAGCACAGCTTGCCTATTCCTTTGATATTGCCATGCAGAATGAATTGACGCTGGAAGAAAACATGGAGCTGGCGAGGAAGTTCGTACAGGAGCAGTTTGTGACAAAAGGCATGATTGCCGACCTTGCTTTTCACAGCCCGGAGAAAGAGGACGGCGGCATCCCTAACCCGCATTTTCATGTGATGACAACCATGCGCCCTTTGAACCCGGATGGCACATGGGGACAAAAACAGCGTCGGGAATATCTTCTTGATGAAGATGGAAACCGAATCCGGGATAAAAACGGCGATTATATGTTTAACGCTGTCCATACAACAGACTGGCATGAGCCGGAAACGCTGGAACACTGGCGGGAGCAGTGGGCGGCTGCCGTTAATACAAAATTTGAGGAAAAAGGGCTGGATGTGCGTATCGACCACCGTTCCTATGTGCGGCAGGGGCTTGACCTGATACCTACTGTCCACGAGGGAGCTAATGTCCGGCAGATGGAAGCAAAGGGCATCCGCACCGAGAAAGGGGAACTGAACCGCTGGATTAAAGCCACCAACCGGCTCATGCAGGATGTGAGGAAGAAGATCAAAGCCCTGTTTGTCTGGATGGCAGAGGTAAAAGAAGAACTTTCCAAACCGCAGACACCGAGCCTTGCCGACCTGTTGATCGCTTATTACAACCAGCGCAACGCAGGGGCATGGAGCAATAAAGCCAGAACCGGAAACTTAAAGCAGTTTGCCGAAGCCGTCAATTATCTGACGGAAAACAAGCTGCTCACATTAGAGGATTTGCAGGAGCGTCTTTCCTCTGTCAACGAAGAATTTGAAGCGTTAAGCGACTCCATGAAAAAGAAATCTGCCCGGATAAAGGAATTGCAGGAATTGATACGGGAGGGCGAGAATTACCAGCGGCTAAAACCTGTTCATACGGAATTGAACAATATCAAGTTTAAGAAACAGAGGGAGAAATTTGAAACATCCCACGATGCGGAGTTACGGCTGTTTTATGCCGCCCGCCGTATTTTGAAAGAAAAACTGGACGGAAAACCCATTGCCCTGAAAGCATGGAAACAGGAATACGCACAGTTAAAAACAGAGTATGCCGAACTGTCTCCGCAGCACAAGCCACTCCGGGAGGAAGTCATACGGCTACGGCAGGTGCAGAACGCCGTAGATACCGCACTGCGCCGGAGGGAGCAGCCACAGGCAGTACAGAGAAAGAAACATGAGATGGAGCTATGA
- a CDS encoding helix-turn-helix domain-containing protein, with amino-acid sequence MNDKKRLNSYEDLPLVLDVADIQRIMGISRASAYELVHTPGFPAFRRGRLIKVSKIAFFEWMAKGSETVPGSDK; translated from the coding sequence ATGAACGATAAAAAGAGATTGAACAGCTACGAGGATTTACCGCTGGTTCTGGATGTGGCGGACATTCAGCGGATTATGGGAATTTCAAGAGCGAGCGCCTATGAGCTGGTACACACACCCGGCTTTCCAGCGTTCCGCAGGGGCAGACTTATCAAGGTCAGCAAAATTGCTTTCTTTGAATGGATGGCAAAAGGCTCCGAAACCGTACCGGGAAGCGACAAATAA
- a CDS encoding DUF3847 domain-containing protein → MEKSLEQLKQEYEKTTVLLEQEKRKMQRLKNRQAYLESGSRKQRTHRLITRGAAIESIAPQTKELSEAEFYSLMESILNLPQAEHFIRSATENHARISGQEKGGD, encoded by the coding sequence ATGGAAAAATCTTTGGAACAGTTGAAGCAGGAATATGAAAAAACCACTGTCCTGCTGGAACAGGAAAAACGGAAAATGCAGCGTTTGAAAAACCGGCAGGCGTATCTGGAAAGCGGTTCCCGGAAACAGAGGACGCACCGGCTGATTACCCGTGGGGCAGCTATTGAGAGCATTGCACCACAGACAAAGGAGCTATCCGAAGCGGAATTTTATTCCCTCATGGAAAGCATTTTGAATCTGCCGCAGGCGGAGCATTTCATCCGGTCTGCCACAGAGAACCACGCCCGTATTTCCGGGCAGGAGAAAGGCGGTGACTAA
- a CDS encoding CHC2 zinc finger domain-containing protein has translation MNVFEAVKQSVTTRQAASFYGIRVGRNGMVCCPFHNDRTPSMKVDSRFYCFGCGASGDVIDFAALLHGLGKREAAVRLAEDFGVSYEKSGNAPPDRKRHNRSQPRQKSAEQRFQETERYCFRVLCDYLRLLEHWKTAHAPQPQDAIWHPLFVEALQRISYTEYLLDILLYGEIEEKAALIAAQGKEVLRLEQRISELAAGNAGSGQKDDGHNGTGADTGRNPGNIRGDAERRREEQHPKLPDGVPA, from the coding sequence TTGAATGTATTTGAAGCGGTGAAACAGTCTGTTACCACCCGGCAGGCTGCTTCATTCTATGGAATCCGGGTGGGGAGAAACGGCATGGTCTGCTGTCCATTCCACAATGACCGCACGCCCAGCATGAAAGTGGACAGCCGCTTTTACTGCTTCGGCTGCGGGGCTTCCGGGGATGTGATCGACTTTGCCGCTTTGCTGCATGGATTGGGGAAACGGGAAGCTGCGGTCAGGCTTGCGGAGGACTTCGGCGTTTCCTATGAGAAATCCGGCAATGCGCCGCCAGATAGGAAGCGTCACAACAGGTCACAGCCCCGACAAAAATCAGCGGAGCAGAGATTTCAGGAAACGGAACGGTATTGTTTCCGGGTGCTATGCGATTATCTGCGCCTGCTGGAGCATTGGAAAACAGCACACGCCCCACAGCCGCAGGATGCCATCTGGCATCCTCTTTTTGTGGAAGCGTTGCAGAGGATAAGCTACACAGAATACCTTTTGGATATTTTGTTATACGGAGAAATAGAAGAAAAAGCGGCATTGATCGCCGCACAGGGAAAGGAGGTGTTGCGGCTTGAACAGCGAATTTCAGAGCTTGCCGCCGGAAACGCAGGAAGCGGTCAAAAGGACGATGGACACAATGGAACCGGCGCAGACACCGGCAGAAATCCGGGAAACATTAGAGGGGACGCAGAAAGGCGGCGTGAAGAACAGCATCCGAAACTGCCTGACGGTGTTCCAGCGTGA